The following coding sequences are from one Litorilinea aerophila window:
- a CDS encoding molybdopterin-containing oxidoreductase family protein, with amino-acid sequence MSKQNLYQHDPAIAIITGACPHDCPDTCSWQVAVERQSGRAVDLWGHPHHPVTAGRLCAKVDRYLERTYHPERLTTPLRRVGPKGSGQFVPISWDEALGAIAARLQEIIATVGPEAVLPYFYAGTMGYLQGEGMAKRFFHRMGASQLARTICSEAGFEGYVATIGATEGLEPQAFAHARLILIWGSNTLTSNAHLWPFIQAARHQGARVIVIDPARTRTARAADEWIPIRPGTDGALALALMHVIVAEGLYDADYVARHTLGFDALAQRVAEWTPERAAELTGVPAERIRTLAREYATTRPAAIRINYGMQRHAGGGMAVRTIACLPALVGAWREVGGGIQLSSSGAFRHLDTTCLYRPDLLQGRTPRTINMNRLGDALSLDPAIRARAHYHPRPVDPVPTPAEAGPPVMALIVYNANPAAVCPDQEAVLRGLQREDLFTVVLEHFQTDTADYADYVLPATTQLEHWDLIKPYGHLYLALNRPAIEPVGQSLPNSEIFRRLAGAMGYREPCFAQGDEEILQELIAAQRHPRFATVTWEALLERGFVRLNLPEPYLPFAEGNFPTPSGKCEFYSQRLADAGYAPLPTYTPPAWQQQAAEQGDSTAHPPLTCISPPAHSFLNSTFVNVERLRRREGVPTLQIHPDDAAPRQVVDGAPVTVWNQRGRLTLRAVVTADIVPGTVLVPGIWWAKLSPDGRNVNQLTAQDEADMGAGATFYDVLVWVAPAVDLNPAAAEARGAMAVAG; translated from the coding sequence ATGTCCAAACAGAACTTGTACCAGCACGACCCCGCCATCGCCATCATCACCGGCGCCTGCCCCCACGACTGCCCCGACACCTGCAGCTGGCAGGTGGCCGTGGAGCGCCAGAGCGGCCGGGCCGTGGACCTCTGGGGACACCCCCACCACCCGGTCACCGCAGGCCGCCTCTGCGCCAAGGTAGACCGCTACCTGGAGCGCACCTATCACCCGGAACGGCTCACTACCCCCCTGCGTCGGGTAGGCCCCAAGGGCAGCGGCCAGTTTGTTCCCATCTCCTGGGACGAAGCCCTGGGGGCAATCGCCGCCCGCCTGCAGGAGATCATTGCCACCGTTGGGCCAGAGGCGGTCCTTCCCTACTTCTACGCGGGCACCATGGGCTACCTCCAGGGGGAGGGGATGGCCAAACGCTTCTTCCACCGCATGGGCGCCAGCCAGCTGGCCCGCACCATCTGCTCGGAAGCCGGCTTCGAAGGCTATGTGGCCACCATCGGCGCGACCGAAGGGCTGGAGCCCCAGGCCTTTGCCCATGCCCGCCTGATCCTGATCTGGGGCAGCAATACCCTCACCAGCAACGCACACCTCTGGCCCTTCATCCAGGCGGCACGGCACCAGGGCGCCCGGGTCATCGTCATCGACCCGGCCCGCACCCGCACCGCCCGGGCCGCCGATGAGTGGATCCCCATTCGCCCCGGCACCGATGGCGCCCTGGCCCTGGCCCTGATGCACGTCATCGTAGCGGAAGGCCTGTACGACGCCGACTACGTGGCCCGTCACACCCTGGGCTTCGACGCCCTGGCCCAACGGGTAGCCGAATGGACGCCGGAGCGGGCCGCCGAGTTGACCGGCGTGCCGGCCGAGCGCATCCGCACCCTGGCCCGGGAGTACGCCACCACCCGCCCGGCAGCCATCCGCATCAACTACGGCATGCAGCGCCACGCCGGGGGCGGCATGGCCGTGCGCACCATCGCCTGCCTGCCCGCCCTGGTGGGCGCCTGGCGGGAGGTGGGCGGCGGCATCCAGCTCAGCAGCAGCGGCGCCTTCCGCCACCTGGACACCACCTGCCTCTACCGCCCGGACCTGCTCCAGGGACGCACCCCGCGCACCATCAACATGAACCGCCTGGGCGACGCCCTGAGCCTCGACCCGGCCATCCGGGCCCGGGCCCACTACCACCCCCGCCCTGTGGACCCCGTCCCCACGCCGGCAGAGGCAGGCCCCCCGGTGATGGCCCTCATCGTCTACAACGCCAACCCGGCAGCCGTCTGCCCGGACCAGGAGGCCGTCCTGCGGGGGTTGCAGCGGGAAGATCTCTTCACCGTGGTGCTGGAGCACTTCCAGACCGACACGGCAGACTACGCCGACTACGTGTTGCCGGCCACCACCCAACTGGAGCACTGGGACCTGATCAAGCCCTACGGCCACCTCTACCTGGCCCTGAACCGGCCCGCCATCGAGCCGGTGGGCCAGAGCCTGCCCAACAGCGAAATCTTCCGCCGGCTGGCTGGGGCCATGGGCTACCGGGAGCCCTGCTTTGCCCAGGGCGACGAGGAGATCTTGCAGGAGCTCATCGCGGCCCAGCGCCACCCTCGCTTCGCCACCGTCACCTGGGAGGCCTTGCTGGAACGGGGTTTCGTGCGCCTGAATCTGCCCGAGCCATACCTGCCGTTCGCGGAGGGCAACTTCCCCACCCCCAGCGGCAAGTGCGAGTTCTACAGCCAGCGCCTGGCCGACGCCGGCTATGCCCCCCTGCCCACCTACACGCCGCCGGCCTGGCAACAGCAGGCTGCGGAGCAGGGCGATTCCACGGCCCATCCCCCCCTCACCTGCATCTCGCCGCCGGCCCACTCGTTCCTGAACAGCACCTTCGTCAACGTGGAGCGGTTGCGCCGCCGGGAAGGAGTACCGACGCTCCAGATCCATCCCGACGATGCCGCCCCCCGCCAGGTGGTGGACGGCGCGCCGGTCACGGTCTGGAACCAGCGGGGCCGTCTCACCCTGCGAGCCGTGGTGACGGCCGACATTGTGCCGGGCACCGTGCTGGTGCCGGGCATCTGGTGGGCCAAACTGAGCCCAGATGGCCGCAACGTCAACCAGCTCACCGCCCAGGACGAGGCGGATATGGGCGCCGGCGCCACGTTTTACGACGTGCTGGTGTGGGTGGCGCCCGCCGTGGACCTGAACCCTGCGGCCGCCGAGGCCCGTGGGGCCATGGCGGTAGCAGGGTAG
- the glnA gene encoding type I glutamate--ammonia ligase, with translation MHLGCKTPQDVMAAISEHGIEMVDIKFTDLFGQWQHFSIPVEHFDAESAFEEGLGFDGSSIRGFKTIESSDMNLLADPTTALIDTMCAVPTLSLVCNVYEPITNEPFSRDPRYVAQRAVEYMKSTGIADTVYMGPEAEFFIFDEVYYHTNQFSAGYGVDSGEGIWNSGAPGLGHQIGYKGGYFPVAPYDTLQDLRTEMVREMLNAGIEVEVHHHEVATAGQCEIDMRFAPLVQMADQVQLYKYIVKNVAKRHGKTATFMPKPLFQDNGSGMHTHQSLWKNGEPLFAGDGYAGLSQLALWYIGGLLKHINSLLAFAAPTTNSYRRLVPGYEAPVVIAYSARNRSAACRIPVYSQSPKAKRIEFRCPDPAANPYLAFAAMLMAGLDGIKNQIDPGDPAEIDLFEEDALKRVPMVKGSLGEVLTELEKDHEFLLEGGVFTEDLIETYISHKRVADVDAVRLRPHPHEFVMYYGI, from the coding sequence ATGCATCTGGGTTGTAAGACGCCACAGGATGTGATGGCGGCCATCAGCGAACATGGCATTGAAATGGTGGATATCAAGTTCACCGATCTGTTTGGCCAGTGGCAGCACTTTTCCATCCCGGTAGAACATTTTGACGCGGAAAGCGCCTTTGAAGAGGGCCTGGGGTTTGACGGCTCTTCCATCCGGGGCTTCAAGACCATCGAGTCCAGCGACATGAACCTGCTGGCCGATCCCACCACGGCCCTGATCGATACCATGTGTGCCGTGCCCACGCTGAGCCTGGTCTGCAATGTCTACGAGCCCATCACCAACGAGCCCTTCAGCCGGGATCCCCGCTACGTGGCCCAGCGGGCAGTGGAGTACATGAAGTCCACCGGCATTGCCGACACAGTGTACATGGGCCCCGAGGCCGAATTCTTCATTTTCGACGAGGTCTACTACCACACCAACCAGTTTTCGGCTGGCTATGGCGTGGACTCCGGCGAGGGTATCTGGAATTCGGGCGCCCCGGGCCTGGGCCATCAGATCGGCTACAAGGGCGGCTATTTCCCGGTTGCGCCGTACGACACCCTGCAGGATCTGCGCACGGAGATGGTCCGGGAGATGCTGAACGCGGGCATCGAGGTGGAAGTGCACCACCATGAGGTGGCCACTGCGGGCCAGTGTGAGATTGACATGCGCTTCGCACCCCTGGTCCAGATGGCGGATCAGGTCCAGCTGTACAAGTACATTGTCAAGAATGTGGCCAAACGCCACGGCAAGACGGCCACCTTCATGCCCAAGCCCCTTTTCCAGGACAACGGCTCTGGCATGCACACCCACCAGAGCCTCTGGAAGAACGGCGAGCCCCTTTTCGCCGGGGACGGCTATGCCGGCCTGAGCCAGCTGGCCCTCTGGTACATCGGCGGCCTGCTGAAGCACATCAACTCCCTGCTGGCCTTCGCGGCGCCGACGACCAACTCCTATCGGCGGCTGGTGCCCGGCTACGAGGCGCCGGTGGTCATCGCCTACTCGGCCCGCAACCGCTCGGCTGCCTGCCGCATCCCGGTCTACTCCCAGTCGCCCAAGGCCAAGCGCATCGAGTTCCGCTGCCCGGACCCGGCTGCCAACCCGTACCTGGCCTTCGCCGCCATGCTCATGGCCGGCCTGGACGGCATCAAGAACCAGATCGACCCGGGCGATCCGGCGGAGATCGACCTCTTCGAAGAGGATGCCCTGAAGCGGGTGCCCATGGTCAAGGGCTCCCTGGGCGAGGTCCTGACGGAGCTGGAGAAGGACCACGAGTTCCTGCTGGAGGGCGGCGTCTTCACCGAGGACCTGATCGAAACCTACATCAGCCACAAGCGGGTCGCGGATGTGGATGCGGTGCGCCTGCGGCCCCATCCCCACGAATTCGTGATGTACTACGGCATCTGA